The following is a genomic window from Parus major isolate Abel chromosome 14, Parus_major1.1, whole genome shotgun sequence.
NNNNNNNNNNNNNNNNNNNNNNNNNNNNNNNNNNNNNNNNNNNNNNNNNNNNNNNNNNNNNNNNNNNNNNNNNNNNNNNNNNNNNNNNNNNNNNNNNNNNNNNNNNNNNNNNNNNNNNNNNNNNNNNNNNNNNNNNNNNNNNNNNNNNNNNNNNNNNNNNNNNNNNNNNNNNNNNNNNNNNNNNNNNNNNNNNNNNNNNNNNNNNNNNNNNNNNNNNNNNNNNNNNNNNNNNNNNNNNNNNNNNNNNNNNNNNNNNNNNNNNNNNNNNNNNNNNNNNNNNNNNNNNNNNNNNNNNNNNNNNNNNNNNNNNNNNNNNNggatgatggatggatgatggatggatgatggatggatgatggatggatgatggatggatgatggatggatggatggatggatgatggatggatgacGGGTGGCACCAACAAGGCTCCAGCATGGAGGAtgaggctgctgccagagcccctGCAGTGCCCCATGAAGCCCACTCaggtccctgctcctgcccaacCCACGATGCCACCCAAGGTGGTCCCCCTGTGGTGGTGCCACCCTAATGCCACCCACAACATCCCCCCACAAATGCTGCCCACCCCACAGTGCCACCCCATGGCATCCCCTGCTGGTGTCCCACCACCTTGCCCAACCTGCAGACAGTTCCCACCCCCATTGTCACCCCATGGCACCCCCCACCGTGCTGCCCACTGTCCACCCCTGTCCCCCCGCTCTGTGTCCCTTTGTCCCCTGGCTGACCATGACGACGTTGGCGaggtgagcagagcagagggcatAGACCCCCCCCGAGCCCCCGACCAGGGGGGCCCTCATGTCCGTGATGGAGACGGTGAGGGAGCCTGGGGGCACAAACAGGGCTCAGCACGGGGTCTTGCCCCCATAGCATGAATTAATTACTGTCTACATTAATTAATTACACCCTGCAtttcccccccagcccccaaCCAAGTgatgctggcactgcagggtggtagccagcacagcccagcatccCCATCAAATTCGAGGTGCTCCTCCCCGTGCCCTCCCCGGGCTGGTGACAGGGACCCCTGGGGACAGTCCCCCCCCAGGGGAGCACCCACCTGCCAGGACCCCGGCCAGGTAGAGGAAGCTGATGCGCAGGATGCCGTGCACCATCTCCAGGGGCACCCCGATCATCAGCTGCAGGAGGGCGTTGaaccccagctgctccagcctgcccGGGCACAGGAGGGAACAGGAGGGGGgctcagccagcacagcccctggggtgtccccggtgtcccccccgGCAGGACCTACCCCACGTGCATGAACATGTAGGTGAGGAAGCGCCAGGCGCGTGCCCGGTGCCCGGGGTGATAGACCAGGGGGCTCTTCATGTACTCGGGGTGGTAGGTCTGCAGCACCCACTTGTTCAGCCGGGCCCCGTAGCACAGGAACACGATGATCTGTGACAAACCCCGTGGCTGTCACCCCCCTTCACCCCACATCTGACCAGGATGTCACAGCTGGGGTCACCcgtcccctctgccctgggttCGAGTCCCACATACAGGTGCAAGGACATCACAGACAGGTCCTCCATCCTCCCACCCCTCATGTGAGCCCCCCAAGGGCACCAGGACAtcactgctgggctcagccatTCCTTCTAACCTCTATGGGTCCCATCTATGGGCACCAGAACATCCCATCCCCTCCATGGACTCCAGGACATCACAACGGGGGGCACCCAACCCTTCACCCCGTATCTGAACccctctgtgggcagcaggacatCACAACTGGGGTCACCACCGCCTCAGGTCTGAGTGACCCACGCGGGCACATCTTTGTGCAGGGCCCCACATCCCTTCAGGACAGCTCTGAGCCCCCCCGTGTGCACCAGGAGCTCACAACCAGGCTCACGCACCTTGTCGGCCCCGAGTGTGATCCCGGGACCCCCGGAGCCGCCCGTGCCCGTACCTGGGTCAGGGTGACGGCTGCCATGAAGACGGGGGGCGGGCAGGTGCGGTGCTGGTAGAAGTACCAGCGCCGGTCCATCTCGCAGGGCAAGATCTCATAGGCCACGTAGCGGACGAAGCGTTTGTAGATGCCGAGGCCGGTCTCGTCCAGGAGGACGTCCCGGGGCAGCGCCCGCTGCCCGTTGGCGATGGCTCGCTTGAAGCTGCTGGAGCGCTTGCTGCTGATCTGCGGAGAGAGGCCGTGCCCGAGGGGGACTCACGGCCTGGGGCcaccccctgccagcccccccGAGCCGTCCCGCGGCCAATTCGCCATCCCACGCCAGGGGAGTCCCTGGGGACCGCCGGTGTCTGCCCCCCTCcccaggggcacagggaggtgCCCGGTGCCCACCCCGGGCTGGCACCCACCCCGTCCCTGCGGCCGCCCGGCACTGACCAGGTCTACCAGCTCCTGATAGCAGACCTGCCCCTCGTCGttgccctgtgccagggccaccagcaTGTCGAGCTTGGCggggtccaggggcagctcATGGCTGTGCACCAGGCTGGCGAACGTCTCCACCCCGATGAAGCCGGTGTTCTCGGGGTCGAGCTGCGGGACACGGCACCGAGCGTCACCGGGACGCCGGGGCTGCGGCTCCTTGCTCGGCCGGGGACACCTCCCGGTGCCTCCAtgccagctgtccctgctgcgGTGCGAGGGacaccacaggctgcagctggtgcCCCGGGAGGTGCCCCGTGCCGTGCCGGTGTCCCCGTCTCCCCGCGGCGCAGCCAACACTCTCCCACTCAGTTATTTCTCGCCGCCAGCAGCCTGCCAGCCAGGAAGCCACCAAGCTAAACACACGCGCAGCCCTGGcaccagcctcctcctcctcctcctcctcctcctcttctcctcctcctcctcctcccgctccTCCCGCCGCCCTTGCCGCCGGCCGCTGGGATCCACCGCGCCCTGTGCCGGGGCACCCTGTGCCATCCTCGGGCACCCCGAGCCCTCCAGGGACAGCACCACGGGCACCCCCCCGCTCATGGGAGCCCAGGATGGCACAGGAGGGTGGAGATGGGGAGAGAGCACCCACGGCTGGAGCACAGCCCCTGCAATCGCCCTGGAGTAGTGTGGGGTTTGCTCTTTGCTTCTGCAGGGAGAGAAATGCGGGAGAGGAGCCTCATCTTCGTGGGATGGGCAGGAGAGGGAGTGCTTGGGACATGGGATCGTATCCCCACCCGGGTGGGcaccctgtccctccctgtTCCCCCGGCAGGAAACAGCCACAGCCTCTTTCCCGAGGGGCTTTGGCTGCCCGG
Proteins encoded in this region:
- the RHBDL1 gene encoding rhomboid-related protein 1, with product MDRSSLLQLIQEQLDPENTGFIGVETFASLVHSHELPLDPAKLDMLVALAQGNDEGQVCYQELVDLISSKRSSSFKRAIANGQRALPRDVLLDETGLGIYKRFVRYVAYEILPCEMDRRWYFYQHRTCPPPVFMAAVTLTQIIVFLCYGARLNKWVLQTYHPEYMKSPLVYHPGHRARAWRFLTYMFMHVGLEQLGFNALLQLMIGVPLEMVHGILRISFLYLAGVLAGSLTVSITDMRAPLVGGSGGVYALCSAHLANVVMVSQGTKGHRAGGQGWTVGSTVGGAMG